TGCGGGCGGGGGCGTCGGCGCTGCTGCTGGAGCAGGCGGGACCGGGTCAGTTGCTGCCGGCGATCGCCGAGCACCGGGTGTCGGTGCTGTTCACCGCACCGACGGCGTACCGGGTGATGCTGGACGGTGTCGGCGGCCACGACGTCTCCTCGCTGCGGCGCTGCGTGTCCGCCGGGGAGAACCTGCCGGCCGCGACGTGGCAGGCGTGGCGGGAGCGGACGGGGCTGCGGATCATCAACGGCATCGGGGCGACGGAGCTGCTGCACATCTTCGTCTCGGCGGCGGACGGGGACATCCGGCCTGGGACGACGGGCGTTCCGGTCCCGGGCTGGAAGGCGCGGGTGGTGGACGGGGACTCGGGGGAGCCGGTGCCGGACGGTGAGCCGGGGCTGCTGGCGGTGCGGGGGCCGGTGGGCTGCCGGTATCTGTCGGATCCGCGACAGGGCTTGTACGTGCGGAACGGCTGGAACCTGACAGGTGACATGTACGTACGGGAACCGGACGGGTGGTTCCGCTATGTGTCCCGCGCCGACGACATGATCATCTCGGCGGGGTACAACATCGCGGGCCCGGAGGTGGAGGACGCCCTGCTCGCGCATCCGGATGTGGTGGAGGCGGCGGTGGTCGGCCGTGCCGACGAGCTGCGGGGCCAGATCGTGGTGGCGTACGTGGTGGTGCGGGACGGTGCCGCGCGCGACGAGGCGGGTGCCGAGGCGCTGCGGGAGTTCGTGAAGACGCGTCTGGTGCCGTACAAGTGCCCGCGGGCGATCGTCTTCATGGACGCGCTGCCGCGCACGCCGACGGGGAAGCTGCAGCGGTTCAGGTTGCGGGGCCTAGAGTGATCACGTGGCCGAGCAGCACACTCCCCGTTCCCTGATCGTCACCCTGTACGGCGCGTACGGACGCGAGTCGGCGGGGCCGTTCGCGGTGGCGGAGCTGATCCGGCTGCTGGGGGCGGTGGGCGTGGACGCCCCTTCGGTGCGTTCGTCGGTGTCGCGGCTGAAGCGGCGGGGTCTGCTCGTCCC
The genomic region above belongs to Streptomyces marianii and contains:
- a CDS encoding AMP-binding protein, with translation MVLTPSAGPELTPSAHHDTFARDHLPPPEQWPRLLFDLPELRYPERLNCGGELLDTTIGRHGAGRPAFRDGTGAVWTYGELRERVDRIAHVLTGELGVVPGNRVLLRGPTTPWLAACWLAVMKAGGVAVTVLAQQRARELAVMCDIAQVTHALCDVRSVDDLVKAEVPGLRVTAFGGDGPDDLLRRTEGSPAVFRAVETAADDVALIAFTSGTTGRPKGCMHFHRDVLAVADTFSARVLRPSPDDVFAGSPPLGFTFGLGGLVVFPLRAGASALLLEQAGPGQLLPAIAEHRVSVLFTAPTAYRVMLDGVGGHDVSSLRRCVSAGENLPAATWQAWRERTGLRIINGIGATELLHIFVSAADGDIRPGTTGVPVPGWKARVVDGDSGEPVPDGEPGLLAVRGPVGCRYLSDPRQGLYVRNGWNLTGDMYVREPDGWFRYVSRADDMIISAGYNIAGPEVEDALLAHPDVVEAAVVGRADELRGQIVVAYVVVRDGAARDEAGAEALREFVKTRLVPYKCPRAIVFMDALPRTPTGKLQRFRLRGLE